Sequence from the Mycobacterium florentinum genome:
CCCCACTTCATAAGCACTGGCTTGGCGTATAGGGATTCATTCACGGACAAGAATGCCCCTCCATTCACTAGCTGTAAGGATGCGGTCTTGCCCGGAGATGCTACGCGGAGAAACCGCGCGAAGGCCTCACGACCGAAGACTCCCGCCGTGCGCAGCTAGTCGCGTTCTGCCTGATTACTCAACAGTGACTGGGCTGAAGCGGGCTGCTCGACAGCAGCGGCTGCAAAAGGGTTGATACCAACGGGATTTCGATCAAATGATCGGCGTAGGGGCGCACGTTGTCGTCGCCCTGTTCGGCGATCACGATGGTCACCGGGCCCCGCCTCTGAATCTCGCCGGCGTAGCAAAACCTTCGCTACACCCGGCCACTCGAGAAGGAGGCCAGCTCATCGGGTTCGGGCCGCAGATGCCGCCACCAGCAAGAGATGTAGAGCCCCATCGAGATCACCAGGATGACGGTCACCCAGAGCACGATCGTGACATCGATGAGGACTCCAATTGGCGGCGAATCGGGAAGCGCATTTCGCAGCGGCACCACCGCGAACAACATTGCCGCGTACCACGTTGCCATCGGCGGCTGGAACTTTCGTTTGTCCCGCACCGTCTGCACCGCGACAAAGAAGGCAAAGAACGCAAGGGCGATCAGCACGCCGAGGATGACGACCGCGAACGCCACGGTGCTCGTCGACCGGACCAAGTCGACTTGGTAGGGGCCGACCAGATCTTCATCGTTGATGCGATCCGTAATGACATCCCAGCCCAGTAGGCGGTCGACCATCGTCACCACCGCCGGCACGCGGGTGGGGCTGGAGCCGGATACGAGCTGGGCGACGACGGGCCCCGAATGGTATTCATCGAAGGGCCACGCGGCGACTTCACCGTCGAGGGCCAGCGAAATGCGAAACACGTCGGGTAGCGTGCCTTTCGGCCAGGTGCGCTTGCTGGCGCTCACCGCGGAGGAGACCGAAATGGTGAGATCGTCCTTGAGATTGTGGGTCTGCGGGTCCAGCAGCCCGGGTCCCGGATAGACGTTGACGCTGGCAACAACCAGGCTGTTGGCCGACTGAACTTCTTGTACGTCAATGGTCACCCGGGTCGCGTCGGGCACCGGCTCGCCCCGAACGACGACATTGGGATGACCCATTCCACCGTCGACGTACAGCCACACCGAGATGGCATAGGCGGCGACAAACAACACGACACCGACGATGCCGAGTATCGCGCGCCGGCTACTCAACGGTGACGGACTTCGCCAGATTTCGCGGTTTGTCGACGTCGTAGCCGCGCGCCTGCGCCACCGACGCCGCAAACACCTGCAGCGGAATGGTCGACAGCAGCGGCTGCAAAAGCGTTGACACCGAAGGGATTTCGATCAAATGATCGGCATAGGGACGCACCGTGTCGTCACCTTCCTCGGCGATGACGATGGTCACCGCGCCACGGGTCTGAATCTCGCGGATATTGGACATCAGCTTTGCGTGCAGCGTAGCCGATCCCTTGGGTGACGGCATCACGACGATGACCGGCAGGTTGTCCTCGATCAGCGCGATCGGGCCGTGCTTGAGCTCGCCCGCTGCGAAGCCCTCCGCGTGCATGTAGGCGAGCTCTTTGAGTTTCAGCGCGCCTTCCAGCGCCACCGGGTAGCCGACATGTCGACCCAGGAACAGCACGGTCGAGGATTGGGCAAACCGATAGGCCAGGGCCACAACGGGTTCGATCGTCGCGAGCACCCGCGACACGATTTCCGGCATCGCTTCCAGCTCGCGGTATTCGCGTTCGACCTCATCAGGATATTTGGTGCCGCGGGCCTGCGCCAGCGCCAGGCCGACCAGGTAGTTGGCGGTGATCTGCGCCAGGAAGGTCTTCGTCGAGGCCACACCGATTTCCGGTCCGGCGCGGGTGTAGAGCACCGCGTCGCACTCGCGCGGGATCTGCGAGCCGTTGGTGTTGCAGATCGCCAATACCTTGGCCTTCTGCGCCTTGGCGTGCCGAACAGCTTCCAGGGTGTCCGCGGTTTCACCGGACTGTGAGATGGCCACCACCAGGGTGCTGCGGTCCAAAACCGGGTCCCTATACCGGAATTCGCTGGCGAGCTCGACTTCCACCGGCAGACGCGTCCAGTGCTCGATCGCATACTTGGCCAGCAGCCCGGAGTGATATGCCGTGCCGCACGCGACGACGAATACCTTGTCGACCTCGCGCAGTTCCTGATCCGACAGCCGCTGTTCGTCGAGCACGATGCGGCCGTTCACGAAATGGCCGAGCAGCGTGTCGGCGACCGCGGTGGGCTGCTCGGCGATCTCCTTGAGCATGAAGTACTCGTAGCCGCCCTTTTCCGCGGCGGCCAGGTCCCAATCAATGTGGAACTCGCGGTATTCGACGTCTTCGTTGCCGTCGAAGTCGGTGATCCGGTAGCCGTCGGCGGTGAGCACCACGCACTGGTCCTGGCCGAGTTCGACGGCGTTGCGGGTGTGCGGAATGAAGGCGGCGACGTCGGAGCCGACGAACATCTCGCCGTCGCCGACGCCGACCACCAGCGGTGTCGACCGGCGGGCGGCCACGATGGTGCCGGGCTCGTCGGCGTTGGCGAACACGAGAGTGAAGTGGCCCTCTAGCCGTCGCAGCACCGTGAGCACCGAAGCGGCGAACTCGCCGGCCGTCTCGCCCTCGCGGTAGGCCTGGGCGACCAGGTGCACGGCGACCTCGGTGTCGGTGTCGCTGGCGAACTCGACGCCGGCCGACTCCAGCTCCTGACGCAGGGTCGCGAAGTTCTCGATGATCCCGTTGTGGACGACGGCGATCTTGCCGGCGGCGTCGCGGTGCGGGTGAGCGTTGCGGTCGGTCGGGCGGCCGTGGGTGGCCCACCGGGTGTGGCCCAGGCCGGTGGTGGCGCGCAGGTCGTCCGGCGGCATTTCGGCGACGGCCTTGTCCAGGTTTTCCAGCCGGCCGGCCCGGCGGCGCACGGTGAGTTTGCCCGTGCCGTCGACCAGCGCGACGCCCGACGAGTCGTAGCCGCGGTACTCCATGCGGCGAAGTGCGTCCATGACGACTTGGCAGGCAGGGGCCTGCCCCACGTAGCCGACGATTCCGCACATTCTGACCAGAATAATGCAGCCGTGCCGGCGGGCCGGCCTGTCGCGGGCCGCCGGGGCGCTGTCGAGCGCGCTAAGGACCACGTCGAACGCGCTCAGGGCGGTTTTCGGCCCGACGTGGCCCCAACCCACGTCGAGTGCGCGCTCAGGGCGGTTTTCGGCCCGAATTGTCGCCCTGAGCGCACACTCAATGCCCTGACGCAACACTCGACGAGCGAGAGGCGCCGTCGGCGCCACCCGACGGTATCGTTGGGCCGCCCACCTGCGCGAAAGGCCTGTTTTGACCGACCCGTACCGCCGCTTCTCCGTCAGGCTCCACGAGCACACCGGGGTGCTGATTCTGTGGGTCCAGCGCAGCTTCACCTTCACCGGCACGCTCGAGCAGTGTGAGAAGGCATACCGCGATCCGCAGCTGCATTGCCTGGTCACCGGCTGGTGGGGCCTGGTGTCGCTGTTCCTGCTGAACCGGATAGCGCTGATCTCCAACTACACGGCGATCCGCCGGGTGCGTGCCCTGGCCACGCAGGCCCCGACGCCCCACGCCGGGGCGCGTTATCCGCCGACCGGCCGGGCCCCTCCCGCCGGCTCAGCAGCCCCACCCGGCCCGGCCGTCGCGCCTCGCCAAGCCCCGCCGCGCCGCCCGGCCGGGCCGCCGCCGCCGCCGGGGTGGTACCCCAACCCGGGCGGGCCGGGGCAGCGGTACTGGGACGGTGTCACGTGGACTCATTGGACCCATCCCCGCTAACGTCAACGCGTGGCCCGCATCCGCAAGCTCGTCACCTCCCTCAGCCGCCGTGGCCCGCACAAGGTTTTGCGTGGTGACCTGGCTTTTGCCGGTCTGCCGGGCGTGGTCTACACCCCCGAGTCCGGTCTGAACCTCCCCGGCATCGCGTTCGGTCACGACTGGCTCACCGCCACTACCCGCTATTCGGGTCTGCTGGAGCATCTCGCGTCGTGGGGCATCGTGGCCGGCGCTCCCGACACCGAGCGAGGTCTGGTGCCTTCGGTACTCAATTTGGCCTCCGATCTCGGCACCGCGCTCGACATCGTCGCGGGCGTGCGGCTGGGGCCGGGCGACATCAGCGTGCATCCCGCAAAGCTCGGGGTGGTGGGCCATGGTTTTGGGGCCTCGGCCGCCGTGTTCGCCGCGGCCGGAATGCCCGGCGCACTGGCGGCGACGGTCGCGGTCTTCCCGACCGTCACGACTCCCCCGGCCGAGCAGCCGGCCACGTCGCTGACGGTCCCGGGCCTGATCCTGACCGCACCCGGAGCCCCAAAGACGTTGAACTCCAACGCGCTGGCGCTTTCCAGCGCCTGGAGTTCGGCCACGCTACGCATCGTCAGCAAGGCCGAGCCCGCTGGGTTGTGTGAGGGCCGACGACTGGCGTCGGTGGTCGGGCTGCCCGGTTCTAACCGCCGCACCCAGCGATCGGTTCGAGCCCTGCTGACCGGATATCTGCTCGCGACGCTGGCCGGCGACAAAACCTATCGCGACTTCGCTGATCCAGATATGGTGCTGCCCAAGACAACTCCGCTCGACCCCGAGGCAGAACCGATCGCCCTGGAAGAGAAGATCGTCGCGCTGCTGAAGTGATCGGGCCGCGTTATGCGGGCCAGCGCGACGTCAACTCGCGAGGTGTCCACGCCGGCCACGTGGGTGTCCCGTCCAGCTGGCCGAAACTCATTTGGGCGACGATGCGAGGGCCCTTGAGCGCACTGTTGTCGTAGACGGTGGCGGAGTCGCAGCGTGCGATGGCGGTGGCAACCAGTGTCCAAAGACGTTGGTAGCGTTGACGAATCTTGTCTTCGGGTACGGCATGTCCGCCGGTGGCAACCCGATGCTTGACCCGCTCCACGGCCAGCTTCTCGGGTATGAGCAGCACGTGCAGCACAATGGTGTAGGACGCCGCGTGTGCGCTGTCGGTCAGCTCGAGTTTGGACGGGTGAGAAAACACCGTTTCGGCGATGAACGATCGGCGCAGTTCGATGAGCCTCGCCCTGGTATCGGCCGCAATCCGCGCGGCCTCGTAGGAATGGGCGGCAGCGTCGGCAGGCCAGCGCTGTCTGGCGATTTCGTCGGCGTTGACGAAGACGCTCGTCGGCAACAGCGGCGCGAGCGTGAATTCGACGAAGGTTGATTTACCGGCTCCGTTGGGCCCGACAACAAGGTCGAGACGGTTCATCGGGCCCCGGCGTTCACCTTCTTGCGCCGTATGGGTCGCGAGTTCGCCGTCAACACGGTCGAACTGCCATCGGGCCGGTATTCGACGATCTCGCCGGCCTCGTTAAGGGCAACGGTGGTGACGCCACGCTTGGCCAGCAGCTTGCCGTAGTTGGCCTGGTTGAGGTTTTCCTGGATCGCCGCGGCGATTTCGGCGTTGAAGACGACACCTTCCTCGACACTCAGCTCGCCCAGTTCCAAATCCCCGGCCAGCGCCGCCTCCACCCGGCGACGTGCAGCGGAGTGCTGGCTCGACACCGCGCGCCCGACCCGCGCCCAGTGATCCAGCTGCTGCTTGGCCGATCGGCTCTGCCGCGCACCCTCGGCCTTCGCACTGTCGACGAGGTCGGCGGCGAACCGGGTAACTCGATCCACGCTCTCAGCCATTTCTCCTCAAATCTGTAGCATTCTGTAACCAGTGTAGCAATCAGCTACACGCGCTGCGAACTCATCAAGAGCACCGCGCTGCGGGCCGCCGGGCGCGGCGTGATTAAGTGTCGTTCATGCGAATCGGAATCGCGCTGGACTATTCGGGCGGCTTCCACGAAGCCGTCGACCGCATCGTCGAACTCGAAAAGGCCGGCATCGACATCGCCGTAGTGGCCGAGGCGTATTCGTTCGACGCCGTCAGCCAACTCGGATATCTGGCCGCCAAGACGAACACCGTCGAACTGGCCTCGGGAGTATTTCCTATCTACATCCGCACGCCGTCGCTGCTGGCGATGACCGCCGCGGGTCTGGACTTCGTGTCCGACGGTCGCTTCCGCTTGGGCATCGGCACGTCCGGGCCGCAGGTGATGGAGGGTTTCCACGGCGTCGAGTTCGACGCTCCGATCGGCCGCACCCGCGAGATCGTGGAGATCTGCCGGCAGGTGTGGCGCCGCGAGCGGGTGCAGTACGACGGCAAGTACTACCAGCTGCCGCTGCCCGCCGACCGAGGGACGGGCCTGGGCAAACCGCTGCAGCTCATCAATCACCCCGTGCGCGAACGTATTCCGGTTACCATCGCGGCGCTGGGCCCGAAGAATGTCGAACTCACCGCCGAGATCGCCGAGGGCTGGCAGCCGGTTTTCTACCTGCCGGAGAAGGCCAACACCGTCTGGGGTGAGGCGCTGGCCGCCGGCAACGCCAAGCGGGATCCGGCCCTCGGACCGCTGGACATCATGGTGCACGCATCGACGGCCATCGGCGACAACGTCGAGGAACGGCTGGCCTGGGTCAAGCCGCAACTGGCCCTCTACATCGGTGGCATGGGCGCCAAGGGCCGCAATTTCTATCACAACCTGGCGACGCGTTACGGCTACGGAGAGGTCGCGGACAAGATCCAGGAGCTGTACCTGTCCGGCCGCAAGAGCGAGGCGATCGACCTGGTGCCCGACGAGCTGGTGCGCAGCATGTCGCTGATCGGTCCGCGCGGTTTCATCACAGAGCGCATCGCCGCCTTCGCCGAGGCCGGTGTGACGACGCTGTTGGTAAGCCCGGCCGCGAGCGACCCGAAGGAAGCCGTGCGCTTCGTCGAGGAAGTGCTGGAGCTGCGCGGCGCCTGACGCGTCATTGCCCGGCCTGCGGAACCTGGTCCGCGGCAATCTCACACGGCGTCGAACCATCGGTCGGCGGCGCGGCCGCGGGAGCGGGCGCTGTGGCCGGAGTGGGCGGCGCGGCCGCGGGAACGGGAGTTGCCGCCGGAGTGGGCGCGCTGGCGGGTGGTTGCTCGCCAACCGGTAGTGGCGGCGTCCCGGCAGGCGGGTCAACTGGTTGAGCCTGCGCGGCTTCCTTTGGCGCAGCAGCCTTTTCGGCGTCGACG
This genomic interval carries:
- a CDS encoding zeta toxin family protein, giving the protein MNRLDLVVGPNGAGKSTFVEFTLAPLLPTSVFVNADEIARQRWPADAAAHSYEAARIAADTRARLIELRRSFIAETVFSHPSKLELTDSAHAASYTIVLHVLLIPEKLAVERVKHRVATGGHAVPEDKIRQRYQRLWTLVATAIARCDSATVYDNSALKGPRIVAQMSFGQLDGTPTWPAWTPRELTSRWPA
- a CDS encoding TA system antitoxin ParD family protein: MAESVDRVTRFAADLVDSAKAEGARQSRSAKQQLDHWARVGRAVSSQHSAARRRVEAALAGDLELGELSVEEGVVFNAEIAAAIQENLNQANYGKLLAKRGVTTVALNEAGEIVEYRPDGSSTVLTANSRPIRRKKVNAGAR
- a CDS encoding DUF2510 domain-containing protein — translated: MTDPYRRFSVRLHEHTGVLILWVQRSFTFTGTLEQCEKAYRDPQLHCLVTGWWGLVSLFLLNRIALISNYTAIRRVRALATQAPTPHAGARYPPTGRAPPAGSAAPPGPAVAPRQAPPRRPAGPPPPPGWYPNPGGPGQRYWDGVTWTHWTHPR
- a CDS encoding dienelactone hydrolase family protein; protein product: MARIRKLVTSLSRRGPHKVLRGDLAFAGLPGVVYTPESGLNLPGIAFGHDWLTATTRYSGLLEHLASWGIVAGAPDTERGLVPSVLNLASDLGTALDIVAGVRLGPGDISVHPAKLGVVGHGFGASAAVFAAAGMPGALAATVAVFPTVTTPPAEQPATSLTVPGLILTAPGAPKTLNSNALALSSAWSSATLRIVSKAEPAGLCEGRRLASVVGLPGSNRRTQRSVRALLTGYLLATLAGDKTYRDFADPDMVLPKTTPLDPEAEPIALEEKIVALLK
- a CDS encoding LLM class F420-dependent oxidoreductase → MRIGIALDYSGGFHEAVDRIVELEKAGIDIAVVAEAYSFDAVSQLGYLAAKTNTVELASGVFPIYIRTPSLLAMTAAGLDFVSDGRFRLGIGTSGPQVMEGFHGVEFDAPIGRTREIVEICRQVWRRERVQYDGKYYQLPLPADRGTGLGKPLQLINHPVRERIPVTIAALGPKNVELTAEIAEGWQPVFYLPEKANTVWGEALAAGNAKRDPALGPLDIMVHASTAIGDNVEERLAWVKPQLALYIGGMGAKGRNFYHNLATRYGYGEVADKIQELYLSGRKSEAIDLVPDELVRSMSLIGPRGFITERIAAFAEAGVTTLLVSPAASDPKEAVRFVEEVLELRGA
- a CDS encoding DUF4436 domain-containing protein — protein: MSSRRAILGIVGVVLFVAAYAISVWLYVDGGMGHPNVVVRGEPVPDATRVTIDVQEVQSANSLVVASVNVYPGPGLLDPQTHNLKDDLTISVSSAVSASKRTWPKGTLPDVFRISLALDGEVAAWPFDEYHSGPVVAQLVSGSSPTRVPAVVTMVDRLLGWDVITDRINDEDLVGPYQVDLVRSTSTVAFAVVILGVLIALAFFAFFVAVQTVRDKRKFQPPMATWYAAMLFAVVPLRNALPDSPPIGVLIDVTIVLWVTVILVISMGLYISCWWRHLRPEPDELASFSSGRV
- the glmS gene encoding glutamine--fructose-6-phosphate transaminase (isomerizing) translates to MCGIVGYVGQAPACQVVMDALRRMEYRGYDSSGVALVDGTGKLTVRRRAGRLENLDKAVAEMPPDDLRATTGLGHTRWATHGRPTDRNAHPHRDAAGKIAVVHNGIIENFATLRQELESAGVEFASDTDTEVAVHLVAQAYREGETAGEFAASVLTVLRRLEGHFTLVFANADEPGTIVAARRSTPLVVGVGDGEMFVGSDVAAFIPHTRNAVELGQDQCVVLTADGYRITDFDGNEDVEYREFHIDWDLAAAEKGGYEYFMLKEIAEQPTAVADTLLGHFVNGRIVLDEQRLSDQELREVDKVFVVACGTAYHSGLLAKYAIEHWTRLPVEVELASEFRYRDPVLDRSTLVVAISQSGETADTLEAVRHAKAQKAKVLAICNTNGSQIPRECDAVLYTRAGPEIGVASTKTFLAQITANYLVGLALAQARGTKYPDEVEREYRELEAMPEIVSRVLATIEPVVALAYRFAQSSTVLFLGRHVGYPVALEGALKLKELAYMHAEGFAAGELKHGPIALIEDNLPVIVVMPSPKGSATLHAKLMSNIREIQTRGAVTIVIAEEGDDTVRPYADHLIEIPSVSTLLQPLLSTIPLQVFAASVAQARGYDVDKPRNLAKSVTVE